ATTCACCAGCGTTGTCTCACTACCCATAATCTCAAATGACGCATCTAGCCCAACAATGGCATCGGTCGACTTTTCCATCTCTGGCAACAACTTTGAACAAGAATGGGGACTAGTGGCTTCAGACTAGGAAGTTGTCTTCTAAAAGATTAAGGCACGACTTCAACACAATGCTTATCCTAGTGCGTATGTGCATTTGGAAAGAGAGGAACATAATAACGTTTGAATAGAACATTCAGTAACAtctaagattttttttttgaattgatAACATTAGGCTAGGATGTGGAGAGCTGTGAGGTTGCATGATTTACCTGCTAAACTACCACGTTGCCGGAGCCTTGTGCTCCCTCTAGCCATTGAAATGTGTGTTTTCCCCGCTTTGTTGGCAGCGCTTCGCCGTCTCGGTCATTGTTGCACCCTTTTGTCCGGTATTTTATAGTTGCTTAtccctggttgtaatggggagtatcatatactaatatcatgcatatgatactagtgtatgatactacgtccCTAATGCATAATATCATATATTAGTATTACGTAGTACTCTATTTATTGGCGAATCAACctatggttgagttggttaggtgaacAGTGGTATCCTCAactcatcagggttcaaatcctggtgctcacattattccggctcaagatgatatgccggctcaatctctcggaggtgctcataagggtagggtgatacggtatcatgatatgatactccatcatctctttcttcatttaatgttaTGACATCTCATTAAAATTGtctagttgacatgcatgatactagttatgatactaccattacgaccggCCTAATAAAGATTGACATCGTCCCTTTGAAAAACAAGGTTCTAGCCATGATAGAACCAAATATAAGACCACCAAAATAATAGACAACATTTACACACTAGAATTCCTTCAAGAAAAATTCCAAATGCTTTTCTGGTTAAAAAGTATATTCCAAATGCCATGTATTTATGTCTACTAAGAGTTGATGTTTGTACGCCATCAAATGTATTTTCGCCTCCCCCCCCCCTTCTTGTTTTAGAACAATTTAAATTAAATCGGTGCTTTCCTTTGCTTGTCCTTATGAAAACCATGTTCTGCGCTAATCAGTCAAATCTTATTAAAATCATGTCCTGCATTAATTCAATCAAATCAAATCTTAGCAAAACCTCAACTAAGTCCAAAAAAAATCTTGACTTTCTCTACCCATACCCAAtcaaatcaaatcataccaaaacccgaCTAAATCTAAATTATGTTGCCTTCCCGCACTCATACTCAAATAaaatcaaatcttaccaaaatCTAGAATATAATGGGTATGATTGCCCTTGAACCACTAAACATGTATGCCCCGTTACATGATTAATTATTATGAGTACATAATACATATTTCTTGAAACACTCCTGTTTCCAGCTGCACTATCTAGAACGTGCCTTGACACGAACTGCATGATTGCTTGTATTGAAAACACAATAAAATAAAAATACAAGCTTGACTCAACCCCCTGAAAATTTTACTTGACCGCCAAGTCCCAAAGCACAAGTGGAACACGAAACTTTGATGTGGCGGGGCCGATGTGCCCGAAGCAATGTCACTCAAAGGCGAAATGGAATGGAAAACGGGGGGCGTATAAATTCGAAAAATTCTCCACCCCCCCTTCTCTCTNNNNNNNNNNNNNNNNNNNNNNNNNNNNNNNNNNNNNNNNNNNNNNNNNNNNNNNNNNNNNNNNNNNNNNNNNNNNNNNNNNNNNNNNNNNNNNNNNNNNNNNNNNNNNNNNNNNNNNNNNNNNNNNNNNNNNNNNNNNNNNNNNNNNNNNNNNNNNNNNNNNNNNNNNNNNNNNNNNNNNNNNNNNNNNNNNNNNNNNNNNNNNNNNNNNNNNNNNNNNNNNNNNNNNNNNNNNNNNNNCCGTCGTCCGATTTCCCGACGCCATCGTGCGCATCGCCGGCCAGGACAAGGCATACATACAGCGGCCCCGGCCCCTCGTAGAGAAAAGAAGAGACCCACCCAGAGGCAGAGGCCCGCCTCAAATGCGCCGCCGGCCGCGCGCCGCCGCACGATGAGCCCCGCCGCGACGGACGCCGGCGGCGACCTCTTCGCCGCCAACCTCAAGGGCGCGCTCCTCGCCGTCGCCTCCTCCGCCTTCGTCGGGGTCAGCTTCATCGTCAAGAAGAAGGGCCTCCGCCGCGCCGGCGCCGTCGGCTCCCGGGcaggtccgtccgtccgtccgcgcTCGCCTCCTCACCCGAGGGCGCCGCTGTCGCTTTCGTGCCCCCTCGATGTAGCTCTAGGTCTTTCTGGTTCGTGAGAAAGGCGGATCCTTTGCGCCCGGTTCCGCGTATCCGTGGTGACGTGACCTTCGCTGTCCTCTGAAAATTGCAGGTGTCGGAGGGTATGGGTACCTCTGGGAGCCGCTCTGGTGGGTCGGGATGGTCACCAGTAAGCCTCTCCTCATCCGCTTGCCCTTCGTCTGTTCCTTAAGAATTGGATCCAGATGTCTCATTGCAACCTGAACTTCTTTTTTTTCAGTGCTTGTTGGGGAGACCGCCAATTTCGTGGCTTACATGTTTGCGCCAGCCGTCCTCGTCGCGCCGCTCGGCGCACTCAGCATCATTGTCAGGTAAAATTGCTTGCCCTCGTTTCAGCTCGCGTGTATAACATTTTTCGGATTCAATTGTCCAGGTTTGTTTGACATGTGCATGTGTGTGCGCCTCTTTGATGTTTTTTTGGAGGACAGTGCTGTTCTAGCCCATTTCATGCTGAATGAGAAGTTGCAGCGGGTGGGCGTCCTGGGCTGTATTCTCTGCATTGTTGGGTCGACGGTGATCATCCTCCACGCTCCCGAGGAGAGGTCCCCGGACTCGGTGGAGCAGATTTGGCGGCTGGCAACGCAACCTAGTAAGCTCCCATGCTATCTCCATTCGGTTGCTTGCCATAAAAATGGACTTGTCTTTTGACATTTCATCTGTAATGTTGTTGCAGCCTTCCTTTGCTACGCTGCTCTAGCAGTGGCTGTTTCATTGCTTCTTATGCTATATTGTGCTCCACGGTATGGGCAGACGAACATAATGATCTATGTTGGTATTTGCTCTGTTATCGGATCCCTCACGGTAATTGCTCTGCATGACTGCGCCTCTGGTTTCTTATAGTAGGTTTGTTGCTATATGAGTATTGACATCCGTTTGATGCCGTGTCTTGTTAGGTAATGAGCATCAAGGCTGTGGGCATTGCGATTAAACTTACCATTCAGGGCGTAAACCAGGCTGGGTACTTCCAGACGTGGCTGTTTGTGACGGTTTCAGCTATATGCTTAATCATCCAGTTAGTTTACCTAAACAAGGTACTTCATTGCCTGATCTTGATTTGTAAAAAGGGAACTTTTGTTCCTTACAGTTTTTTCAACAACATattcataaaaaagaaaaaagaagaagctcTGTTAGATAATGTGTCGCATGATCTGCCGATCACATCGTAATATCCTCATCTCTACATCACTTGTTATGTTCAACTTTCAGGCATTGGATACTTTCAATACAGCGCTGGTTTCTCCCATCTATTATGCCATGTTCACAACCCTCACTATTTTAGCAAGTGCCATAATGTTCAAGGTGAGCAATTTAAAACATCAGGCATTCTTGACCCCTCTGTTAATCGGTTAGCTTACTTGTGTTTTCCTGACTATCCAGGATTGGTCTGGGCAGAGCGCAAGCATTATTGCCTCTGAGACTTGTGGATTTCTCACAGTTCTTGCCGGTATTATTGTGCTACATTCCACCAAAGAATCCGATCAAAATCTGTCCCCAGGTACATGCTCGCGAAGCCTGGTACAATGGCAGGAGAAATATCATATTCCGACGTGCTGATCATTTTTCTCTCCATATGACTGCAGACCTTTATGCATCTCTCACTGCGCCCCTCCCTCCAAAGATATATTGGCACATCCAAGGAAACGGCGACGTAGGGAAGCAAAAGGAGGACGAGTCGCTTCCCTGCGATTTCATCACCGTCGTGCGCCAGGACTACTTCGTCTAGAAAATTCCCAGGACGGCATATGCGTTTCATATGTGCCAGCCAGCCTCAAGGCCTTCATGTGGAGAGGGTGGCCGCCGGGGCCTGTTACGGACGGTATTAACGCCCTCAAGGCCATCCTGACCTAAAAAATGTGAAAATTTTGCAGACACATCGTGTTGTACCATACCATGACCAAACCGGTTGCGTCGAAGCTAGGTGTTGTATACTTGTGGACTGTAGAAACCGCACCGTTGTGTGAGGATGATGTTGTTGTAGGGGGTTTGTGAGGGATGTTGTAGATGATGTTGCCTGTCTGATGTGAATACCAAAGCACACAACACTTTCTGTTGCTAGTGTGACATTTTGTTTCACCCTTGTCGGCCTCGGGATGTTTCAGTCGATGTATTGTTTGTTTTAGGTTTGCATTGTACACTCCGTTGATTGTATCTGTGGAGAAGCAATTCCACCTGGGTGGTCATCCTGGTTTGCGTCTGGGTTGACAAGGTTCTCTGTTGGGTCATACCGGTAAGCTTTCAGGTGTATAATAAAGAAATAATAACACAACATTGTGTGTTGAGATCCTCTGCAGATTGTATGATGCTGTAGTGCGGATGACACGTGGGGCCGGGTCCACATGGCAGTGACTGTACTACATggcactccctctgtaaagaaatataagagctttAGACCACTACTTCAGATATAAGAGCCTATAGATCACTACttaagtgatctaaatgctcttatatttgtttacggaggaAGTAAACTGCTGCAGAGGATCCTAACCCTGTGTTGTAATAACACAGCAATTGTGTTGAATAagttttgagtttttcctcataGCGTGGTGCAATATATTCACGAACAGGAGGTGGCGTCTGAAGAAGTCCATCTCGTTGCCAGGAAACAGGATGGAACAAACGTTCTGCAGGGCCTTTCCTCCTGCAGTAGTTGGGACTACTTAGAGACAAAAAAGAAGCCGAAATCCCCTAGATAGGAGCTTTTTtggcttatactccctccgttccgaattacttgtctcggaaatggatgtatctagaactaaaatacatctagatacatccatttctgtgacaagtaattccgaacagagggagtataagccAAGGTGCAAAAGCCAAGGAAAAGCCCAACCAAACGTATGAACTGCCGTGCAATCTCGTATGTGGACCGGCGACAAGCCTTCTTGGATATGGACTTCGAACAGTGAGAAGTTCTTACTCTTTGGATGCTTTCCAGGATAGCGGACGCATTCAGACTCCTCTGACCGGAACCAGGTGTCCACTCTACAAGCAAAGCAACCATATCTGCAACTCATTGTTTGCCTCATCATCTATAAGTTCACAAGTTTTATTACACGGCTATTATTCACTTGCTAGCAGTACCAGTTCATATAGCAGTACGACTTATATCTCCCTAGACAAGTACACCAGACAACAGGATCGTCACAACAACCCACAAACTTCAAAGTAGAAGATGCTTACTAAGCAACAACATATATCATACATGCACAGTAGCCGTACTGTGAACCGGAGGGTCTGCTCAGACCCAGAGCTTGTGCAGCGCGTGCAGCTGGCCCAGAGAGGAAGATTTCAGAGACAGACGATACATCTCTTTCAGCTTGGCTGCGTCACCCCTGCCGCCGCCGTTGGCCTGACCGGCGGCGGAGGCTGCCGGCCTGCTCGTGTCCAGGTTCCtcagcatgctcttcagcaggctCTGCAGCTGGCTCCAGAACTTCGGCTTTATGTCCAGGTTCACATCGTTTGAGTATTCCTCGTTCGCTTCGACAACATGGCGGCCTTCCAGCAAGTGCATCAGCGCGGCTTCAAGCATCTTCAAACAGATACCAAGAAACATGattatgatatcacagaagaaatcccGTTCCACATTCACAAATAAGACATCCTAGGCGCGCACGTAAGTGAACGCATAGCCTCAAACCTAAATGCTCAACCGGTTTCGGCCCGCTGTTACTAACCACAACCCAGAATGCAGTGAACTATTGTGATTTATGTACCGCTACTGATGCCTTTCCCCCCAAACATCCCTACGTAGAACTCCTGCTGCTTAGCAGTAAAAAAACAGTACTCAGCAAAATTACTCTTAACACTACAATCATAATGTATTAACCAAATGCAAaatgcaacatactaaacgattctaATAAAATGACATTGCGCCTCTCGATTCTGCacgcaactactccctctgttccagaataagtgtcgtggttttagttcaaattgtaTGACAGGTAATGCCCTTTCCGGAATGCCAGAAAAGAATAATCGTAACTAAGATCTAGCAGACTTGAGTAACTAGAATAGGAGGAGATGGCAAGCCAGGAAGAACATACCGCACTAGAATGAAACGAATCAAAGATGCTAGTAGAAAGGGCTGATTGTGCCATAAGGATGTTAAGAAACATGGTAGGATGCGTCTTTGGACCATAGAATTCTAAAGCCTTCTGCCAGTTCTTCTCTGCTAGCGAACCATACCACTTAGCTTTCTTACGAAATTTATCCTCGTTCTTCTGTTTGACCTCCTTGTTAACCAAATCCAGGAACTTGAAGCACAGATCCCTTTGATAACAACCAAGCTGAAAATGGCCAAAAGCGGCCTCCTGTTTGCGAAGTTCACCAAGGGACTCGTATGTAGACAAAGCCTCCCGAAAAGCATCACTTGCTGAAATCTCAAGAACTGTTCTGTTAGATGATTCATCAACAAGTCCACCTTCGTAACTGCCAGTTAAAAAGCTTTCCCTTGCCAAAAGCATTCCGAGCCTCAGGTGGGTATGGGCATACTGGGTGTAAACTTCGTTGTACAGTGATTTATCAACTTCATTGTCAGCAATAGCATACTTCAGTTGCCTCTTAGCTGCTGTATAGTAGTTTATTGCTTGGAAATATTCCGACTTGGCAGACTTCACGGATTGCATATATGAGCCTTCAGGAAGATCATACATCTGAAATTCTTCTATCCTCGACGCCAATTTCTCTGCTAAAGCTCTTCTACCATGAGCTAAGTTACagttgatcaatataacatttgtGTGATCAGAGACTTCTTGAAATGCACTAATAGCATCAGCAAAAGCAATCTCAGCACTACTCAGATTTTTACTCTCAAGTCTAATGCGGCCAAGTTCATTGAATGCCCAACCTCTTTTCTTAAGAATGGTGAAGAACTCTGCTGAGCGCACAGGAAATGCAAACATGTCTCCCTTAGCTGCACCATAGCAGTGAATAGCAGAACACAAGTTGTATTCAGCATCTCCTGGTTTAGGACCTACAAGGTACTTGAAAATACCACCGCTCCCACTGGAAACATCGCCATTAGGTTTATCAGGAATAGCATCAGCATTACTTGACTGATTATCCATGGTGTGATCATGATCAAGTTCAGCCTTTGCCACCGTCCTTTTCTCAAGACGAGTATCATTCATGCTGTTTTGAGTTTCTTCAGAACTTCCGATAGCTTCCTGCGCATTAGGTTTCTCTTTAATTTCAGTAGATTGTGAACGAATGTTCCTGCCAGatgcttttttatttttctttcttccaTGCAATGTAGAGGCCTCAGGACTACTACTGCTTGCACTACTGCCACTATTTGCTCTATCACTTTGGCAGCTACAGTTTATCAGTGAGCATGTTCCACAATTCTGCTTATCTTTTCCCAATTTTCTCTTAAGACGTTTGACTTCCATTGCAACTTCATTTGACATCCTAAGATCACCTTCAGGCTTTTGCTCATGGAGCACCGGTGCTTGATGGCTGCCCAATCGGTGATATTCTGCATAGACATCGCCTACAAGCATCCACACATTGGCCCAGAATAAATAGTTTGGAGGCAACTGTTGAGCAGAAATATCATAACCAAAGCATTTTGCATTCTTGAAATATTCTGCTTCATCCAATACAAGACTTGAGTTTAGATCACCATCTTCAAGGCACAACGAACTATTGGACATGGATGAGATGAATTCATCACCATCTAGATGTTTAGGCATAGAACCATAAACCATGCAAGCTAATTCCACAACTTTCAGAGTGCGATGAAGCTGTCCATCATTTTTATACGCCTCTCCAAGTGCCAGATAAGATTCACCCAGCAAAAGAGCAAGTTTCCACAATTTATGGTCCATTTTCAGTTTTGGTAGCCACTCCCTAATGTCGCAAACTTCAATGCAATCAACATCGCCACATCTACATAAAGAGAAGTCAACAGGTCTCTCCCAAATGGTGTCTGCATTGTCAACACAATCATCCTGACTGTTCTGCAGCTGCCGGTTCCATCTTAAAGATTTGATAGCTTGTGATACGTGATGTATAGCTGCCAACTTAGAGGAGATGGCATCAGCAATTGGTTTTGATATCTGAGAGTTTCCAGCCTGACACATTAGCAGGCTATCATCAGAGACATCTTTTGTAGTTGAAGATGCAGTACCAGTATCAACATGACCACGTGAAGATTCTGATTGTGAATACTCCAACATACTATCTACGGCTGCTGGCTCATCCTTGCTTATCTCTGTCAATACATCATCTTGCTTTGATGGTAAATTCTGAAGGCTCAGCTGTGGAGACTCATCATCCAAGTCGGTAAGAGTAACTTCCGATTCAAGCAGAAATGATTCTGTTGTCAGTTCCAACTCCTCGTAACATTTAAGGATGAGCCTTGCAAACTGTTCATGAGCATATGCCCTGACAACCTAAAAGATGAAAGAAGAAATCATGAGACAAATTTCTCACCGAGAAAATAACAGATTTGTAGAACAGTGAGATGATAGATAAAGTACCAGGTGATCCTGCTTGCTGAGGAAATCTAAACATTTTCTGAAGAACTTTGCACATTTTGCTCTATTACTAGGTACCTGCAAACATATAAGGCCTTTAACAATTAGTAAAGCTGTACATAAGTACATCTTCAAAAGAAAACTGTAAATAAGCAAAGTAAGAGTGTCAATTCCCTGTTACCTTCGATAAAGACATCCTATGAGCAACGCGATAGAGGAGTGTGCCCAAAGAGAAAAGTGATTCCCTTCTCCCCTTGTTCATTAAAGAAGACACAGGACTGCACGTAGATATATGATCACCAGCAGTACGTTTTTCAGGTAATATGGACAAGTCATATAACTGCACAACATCTTCTTCAGCGCCTTTGTAGAGCTGAGAAAGCAAACCTTCAGTATAAGTGCACAAGAACTAGCATTGGTGGTTACCAGTCTACTGCTAAATAAATCAAGTTgtacataaaaatatccaaacataAA
The Triticum dicoccoides isolate Atlit2015 ecotype Zavitan chromosome 3A, WEW_v2.0, whole genome shotgun sequence genome window above contains:
- the LOC119269759 gene encoding probable magnesium transporter NIPA6, which encodes MSPAATDAGGDLFAANLKGALLAVASSAFVGVSFIVKKKGLRRAGAVGSRAGVGGYGYLWEPLWWVGMVTMLVGETANFVAYMFAPAVLVAPLGALSIIVSAVLAHFMLNEKLQRVGVLGCILCIVGSTVIILHAPEERSPDSVEQIWRLATQPTFLCYAALAVAVSLLLMLYCAPRYGQTNIMIYVGICSVIGSLTVMSIKAVGIAIKLTIQGVNQAGYFQTWLFVTVSAICLIIQLVYLNKALDTFNTALVSPIYYAMFTTLTILASAIMFKDWSGQSASIIASETCGFLTVLAGIIVLHSTKESDQNLSPDLYASLTAPLPPKIYWHIQGNGDVGKQKEDESLPCDFITVVRQDYFV
- the LOC119269760 gene encoding uncharacterized protein LOC119269760 isoform X1 produces the protein MDASGELQCVGRLEIAAPPPARYLRVGSLPVPTDDSAYLPALLPSASPTGTGAPRYQMLPLETDLNTLPVIPNLPEKVFPTDAKSTEGLRCGSGLFNQNLSRKCEALAVSGLAEYGDEIDVIAPTDILKQIFKIPYSKAQVSIAVSRIGDTLILNSGPDVDEGEKIFRRQNNQPKGSDPSILKNFAMHSVRAEACDCPPSHQPSQEKQTASMLHGPFGDREGSFDSSSSSNFSTSPYLDQNISKSRKPSHGTCESLYWGARENKQKVPGSDPIRKTTRVGETPSCEVQESEKSRRVGNNGFRKVCFWQFHNFHILLGSDLLIFSNEKYIAVSLHLWDVSRQVTPLNWLEAWLDNVMASVPELAICYHQNGVVQGYELLKNDDIFLLKGVSDDGTPAFHPQVVQQNGLAVLRFLQNNCKQDPGAYWLYKGAEEDVVQLYDLSILPEKRTAGDHISTCSPVSSLMNKGRRESLFSLGTLLYRVAHRMSLSKVPSNRAKCAKFFRKCLDFLSKQDHLVVRAYAHEQFARLILKCYEELELTTESFLLESEVTLTDLDDESPQLSLQNLPSKQDDVLTEISKDEPAAVDSMLEYSQSESSRGHVDTGTASSTTKDVSDDSLLMCQAGNSQISKPIADAISSKLAAIHHVSQAIKSLRWNRQLQNSQDDCVDNADTIWERPVDFSLCRCGDVDCIEVCDIREWLPKLKMDHKLWKLALLLGESYLALGEAYKNDGQLHRTLKVVELACMVYGSMPKHLDGDEFISSMSNSSLCLEDGDLNSSLVLDEAEYFKNAKCFGYDISAQQLPPNYLFWANVWMLVGDVYAEYHRLGSHQAPVLHEQKPEGDLRMSNEVAMEVKRLKRKLGKDKQNCGTCSLINCSCQSDRANSGSSASSSSPEASTLHGRKKNKKASGRNIRSQSTEIKEKPNAQEAIGSSEETQNSMNDTRLEKRTVAKAELDHDHTMDNQSSNADAIPDKPNGDVSSGSGGIFKYLVGPKPGDAEYNLCSAIHCYGAAKGDMFAFPVRSAEFFTILKKRGWAFNELGRIRLESKNLSSAEIAFADAISAFQEVSDHTNVILINCNLAHGRRALAEKLASRIEEFQMYDLPEGSYMQSVKSAKSEYFQAINYYTAAKRQLKYAIADNEVDKSLYNEVYTQYAHTHLRLGMLLARESFLTGSYEGGLVDESSNRTVLEISASDAFREALSTYESLGELRKQEAAFGHFQLGCYQRDLCFKFLDLVNKEVKQKNEDKFRKKAKWYGSLAEKNWQKALEFYGPKTHPTMFLNILMAQSALSTSIFDSFHSSAMLEAALMHLLEGRHVVEANEEYSNDVNLDIKPKFWSQLQSLLKSMLRNLDTSRPAASAAGQANGGGRGDAAKLKEMYRLSLKSSSLGQLHALHKLWV
- the LOC119269760 gene encoding uncharacterized protein LOC119269760 isoform X2, with the translated sequence MHSVRAEACDCPPSHQPSQEKQTASMLHGPFGDREGSFDSSSSSNFSTSPYLDQNISKSRKPSHGTCESLYWGARENKQKVPGSDPIRKTTRVGETPSCEVQESEKSRRVGNNGFRKVCFWQFHNFHILLGSDLLIFSNEKYIAVSLHLWDVSRQVTPLNWLEAWLDNVMASVPELAICYHQNGVVQGYELLKNDDIFLLKGVSDDGTPAFHPQVVQQNGLAVLRFLQNNCKQDPGAYWLYKGAEEDVVQLYDLSILPEKRTAGDHISTCSPVSSLMNKGRRESLFSLGTLLYRVAHRMSLSKVPSNRAKCAKFFRKCLDFLSKQDHLVVRAYAHEQFARLILKCYEELELTTESFLLESEVTLTDLDDESPQLSLQNLPSKQDDVLTEISKDEPAAVDSMLEYSQSESSRGHVDTGTASSTTKDVSDDSLLMCQAGNSQISKPIADAISSKLAAIHHVSQAIKSLRWNRQLQNSQDDCVDNADTIWERPVDFSLCRCGDVDCIEVCDIREWLPKLKMDHKLWKLALLLGESYLALGEAYKNDGQLHRTLKVVELACMVYGSMPKHLDGDEFISSMSNSSLCLEDGDLNSSLVLDEAEYFKNAKCFGYDISAQQLPPNYLFWANVWMLVGDVYAEYHRLGSHQAPVLHEQKPEGDLRMSNEVAMEVKRLKRKLGKDKQNCGTCSLINCSCQSDRANSGSSASSSSPEASTLHGRKKNKKASGRNIRSQSTEIKEKPNAQEAIGSSEETQNSMNDTRLEKRTVAKAELDHDHTMDNQSSNADAIPDKPNGDVSSGSGGIFKYLVGPKPGDAEYNLCSAIHCYGAAKGDMFAFPVRSAEFFTILKKRGWAFNELGRIRLESKNLSSAEIAFADAISAFQEVSDHTNVILINCNLAHGRRALAEKLASRIEEFQMYDLPEGSYMQSVKSAKSEYFQAINYYTAAKRQLKYAIADNEVDKSLYNEVYTQYAHTHLRLGMLLARESFLTGSYEGGLVDESSNRTVLEISASDAFREALSTYESLGELRKQEAAFGHFQLGCYQRDLCFKFLDLVNKEVKQKNEDKFRKKAKWYGSLAEKNWQKALEFYGPKTHPTMFLNILMAQSALSTSIFDSFHSSAMLEAALMHLLEGRHVVEANEEYSNDVNLDIKPKFWSQLQSLLKSMLRNLDTSRPAASAAGQANGGGRGDAAKLKEMYRLSLKSSSLGQLHALHKLWV